From a region of the Paenibacillus lutimineralis genome:
- a CDS encoding outer membrane lipoprotein-sorting protein, producing the protein MRRITWMLTIIIVFGIVMTACGKKDAAGVVKDLDKVVTKLESYQTSGTMTLYTGDSPQEYKVEVWHQKPSYYRIALTNAQKNITQIVLRNDQGVYVLTPSLNKSFRFQSDWPENQGQVYLYQTLIRSILSDSSRQFVSDKDSYVFDVAANYNTHALVRQKIWLNKENYAPKQVQVSDAQAKVVVEVKFDKFDFNTKFDDKSFDMQRNLDAAAQDAKGTMLEVDENGMLIEKVPSADETGAGTDTGSPDAAANGQGTEEPSSPALSEPFGVIVPTYLPEGVVYSDSKAVEDSDRSIVIQRYEGAYQFTISETRAADRATSLVPSEVVDLGFTTGWLAGDDLQTLSWTIDGLEFRITSDNLPVTEMVKIASSMQDQTGK; encoded by the coding sequence ATGCGTCGGATCACGTGGATGCTGACAATCATAATAGTGTTTGGCATCGTAATGACCGCATGCGGGAAAAAAGACGCCGCAGGTGTCGTTAAGGATTTGGACAAAGTCGTAACCAAACTGGAGAGCTACCAGACATCCGGTACGATGACCTTGTATACCGGTGATAGTCCACAGGAATACAAGGTGGAGGTATGGCATCAGAAGCCATCCTATTACCGGATAGCACTCACGAACGCGCAGAAGAATATCACTCAGATCGTGCTGCGCAATGACCAAGGCGTCTATGTACTGACACCAAGCCTCAACAAGAGCTTCCGCTTCCAGAGCGACTGGCCGGAGAACCAAGGTCAGGTGTACTTGTACCAGACATTGATACGCAGCATTCTAAGCGATAGCTCACGGCAGTTTGTAAGCGATAAGGACAGTTATGTATTCGATGTGGCTGCGAATTACAATACTCATGCCTTAGTACGCCAGAAGATTTGGCTGAACAAGGAGAACTACGCACCGAAGCAGGTTCAAGTGTCTGATGCCCAGGCGAAGGTCGTTGTGGAAGTGAAATTCGATAAGTTCGATTTCAATACCAAATTTGATGACAAATCATTCGATATGCAGCGTAATCTGGATGCAGCTGCGCAGGATGCAAAGGGAACTATGCTTGAGGTAGACGAGAACGGAATGCTGATTGAGAAAGTACCGTCGGCTGACGAGACTGGAGCAGGAACGGACACAGGCTCACCGGATGCTGCGGCGAACGGGCAAGGGACTGAAGAACCATCTTCTCCGGCCCTCTCGGAACCATTCGGGGTCATCGTTCCTACTTATTTACCAGAAGGAGTAGTATACAGTGACAGCAAGGCGGTAGAAGATAGTGATCGCAGCATTGTCATACAAAGATATGAAGGGGCTTATCAATTTACGATATCCGAGACAAGAGCAGCGGATCGGGCTACATCACTTGTTCCAAGTGAAGTGGTAGACTTAGGATTCACGACAGGCTGGCTCGCAGGCGATGATTTACAGACCTTGAGCTGGACGATTGATGGACTTGAATTCCGGATTACAAGCGATAATCTGCCTGTTACGGAAATGGTGAAGATCGCATCCTCGATGCAGGACCAGACAGGTAAATAA
- the trpS gene encoding tryptophan--tRNA ligase has product MKERILTGDRVTGKLHLGHYAGSLQNRVALQSQYESYILLADVQALTTHFANPERLRNALRGITLDYLAVGIDPEQSTIFVQSMIPEIAELTVFFSMFVTVNSLRHNPTIKAESKNSGLDEMYYGFLGYPISQTADILFCKATVVPVGEDQLPHLELTRKIARRFNELYRPVFAEPRPIISENSRLIGTDGNAKMSKSLGNAIELDSTTAEVELKIRKAVTDPSRIHKHDPGHPDICPIYAYHHAFRPEGAAEIYAECTKGAIGCTECKQRLCTALNTLLEPMRERRSFYESRPGDVDDILSSGTRRARAIAQETMQEVREAMSMNYF; this is encoded by the coding sequence ATGAAAGAACGTATCCTAACTGGCGACCGAGTAACCGGCAAGCTCCATCTTGGGCATTATGCAGGAAGCCTGCAAAACCGCGTTGCTCTGCAGAGTCAATATGAATCCTATATCCTACTGGCCGATGTACAGGCACTGACAACCCATTTCGCAAATCCCGAGAGACTTCGTAACGCTCTGAGAGGCATCACGCTCGATTATTTAGCAGTCGGCATTGATCCTGAGCAATCTACGATATTCGTCCAATCGATGATTCCAGAGATCGCCGAGCTGACCGTCTTCTTCTCTATGTTCGTTACCGTCAATTCACTGCGTCATAATCCAACGATTAAGGCCGAATCCAAGAACAGCGGTCTGGACGAAATGTACTACGGCTTTCTGGGCTATCCCATCAGTCAAACTGCAGACATCCTGTTCTGCAAAGCCACGGTTGTGCCTGTGGGCGAGGATCAACTGCCCCATCTGGAATTAACTCGTAAAATTGCCCGCCGGTTCAACGAGTTGTATCGACCGGTATTTGCGGAGCCACGTCCGATCATCAGCGAAAATTCCCGCTTAATCGGTACGGACGGTAACGCCAAAATGAGCAAAAGTCTCGGCAACGCGATCGAGCTTGATTCCACAACGGCGGAGGTTGAGCTGAAGATACGCAAAGCCGTGACGGACCCTTCCCGCATACACAAGCATGACCCCGGGCATCCGGATATTTGTCCAATCTACGCCTATCATCATGCTTTCCGGCCTGAAGGGGCCGCTGAGATTTACGCCGAATGCACCAAAGGAGCGATCGGTTGTACCGAGTGCAAGCAGCGACTTTGCACGGCGCTGAACACCCTTCTGGAACCGATGCGTGAACGCCGTTCCTTCTACGAATCCAGACCGGGTGATGTCGACGATATTCTCAGCTCCGGTACGCGTAGAGCCCGTGCGATTGCACAGGAGACCATGCAGGAAGTTCGAGAAGCGATGAGCATGAATTATTTCTGA